Proteins from one Setaria italica strain Yugu1 chromosome V, Setaria_italica_v2.0, whole genome shotgun sequence genomic window:
- the LOC101784048 gene encoding putative L-cysteine desulfhydrase 1, with amino-acid sequence MASTPHGDTPENGDAAGPAKHPRAPITEAEICAEFAHHDGAVARVNNGSFGCCPASVLAARSRWQRLFLSQPDAFYFHSLQPGLARSRAAVAAAVGAGGASEVSLVDNATTAAAIVMQHVAWSFAEGAFARGDAVLMLHYTYSSVKKSIHAYVARAGATVVEVPLPFPVASPGAVVAEFRAALTRAKAGGRSVRLAVIDHITSMPSVVIPVKELVAICREEGVDKVFVDAAHAIGQVPIDVRDIGADFYASNLHKWFFCPSAVAFLHIRKDDPIASELHHPVVSSEYGNGLPMESAWIGVRDYSAQLVVPDAVDFMSRFEGGIEGISRRNHDKVIEMGLMLAEAWGTFLGSPPEMCGSMVMIGLPGCLGIDSDDDAMKVRDMLRNDFKVEVPIFHNSRSVEGQEMAKDANGDQVTGYVRISHQVYNVREEYEVLRDAVNRLVLDGFSCSKLRPSGKVLSH; translated from the coding sequence ATGGCCTCGACTCCGCACGGCGACACGCCCGAGAACGGGGACGCCGCGGGCCCGGCGAAGCACCCCCGCGCGCCGATCACGGAGGCCGAGATCTGCGCCGAGTTCGCCCACCACGATGGCGCCGTTGCCCGCGTGAACAACGGCTCCTTCGGCTGCTGCCCGGCCTCGGTCCTCGCGGCGCGGTCGCGGTGGCAGCGCCTCTTCCTCTCGCAGCCCGATGCGTTCTACTTCCACTCCCTCCAGCCGGGGCTCGcccgctcgcgcgccgcggtggccgccgccgtcggggcgGGCGGTGCGTCCGAGGTGTCCCTCGTCGACAAcgccaccacggcggcggccatcgtcATGCAGCACGTGGCGTGGAGCTTCGCCGAGGGCGCCTTCGCGCGCGGCGACGCGGTGCTCATGCTCCACTACACCTACAGCTCCGTCAAGAAGTCCATCCACGCGTACGTGGCCCGCGCGGGCGCCACCGTCGTCGAGGTGCCGCTCCCGTTCCCCGTCGCGTCCCcgggcgccgtcgtcgccgagtTCCGCGCCGCGCTCACGCGCGCCAAGGCCGGTGGCCGGAGCGTCCGCCTCGCCGTCATCGACCACATCACCTCCATGCCCAGCGTTGTCATCCCCGTCAAAGAGCTCGTCGCCATCTGCCGCGAGGAGGGCGTGGACAAGGTCTTCGTCGACGCCGCGCACGCCATCGGCCAGGTCCCCATCGACGTGCGCGACATCGGCGCCGATTTCTACGCCAGCAACCTCCACAAGTGGTTCTTCTGCCCTTCCGCCGTGGCCTTCCTGCACATCCGCAAGGACGACCCCATCGCCTCGGAGCTCCACCACCCCGTCGTGTCGAGCGAGTACGGCAACGGGCTGCCCATGGAGAGCGCGTGGATCGGGGTGCGGGATTACAGTGCACAGCTCGTCGTGCCCGATGCCGTTGACTTCATGAGCCGGTTCGAGGGCGGCATCGAGGGGATAAGCAGACGGAACCATGACAAGGTCATCGAGATGGGCCTGATGCTCGCCGAGGCATGGGGGACGTTTCTCGGCTCGCCGCCGGAGATGTGCGGAAGCATGGTTATGATCGGGCTGCCTGGTTGCCTTGGTATTGACAGCGACGATGACGCGATGAAGGTGAGGGACATGCTGAGGAACGATTTCAAAGTCGAGGTGCCAATATTCCACAATTCAAGAAGCGTTGAAGGACAGGAGATGGCCAAGGACGCGAATGGCGATCAAGTGACAGGGTACGTTAGAATCTCACATCAGGTTTACAATGTCAGGGAGGAGTATGAGGTCCTCAGGGATGCGGTTAACAggcttgttcttgatggtttcTCCTGCAGCAAGCTGAGACCTTCTGGCAAGGTGCTATCTCACTGA